The genomic region TCACTGTTGCCATGCAATGTTGCAGTTATCAAGATCAGCTGGAAGTGACCTCATCAGTCTGCCTGGGCCGGTGTCCATTTCACGTCAAGTAggctgtttacacaggcagcccaattctgatatttttttccactgattggtcttttgaccaatcacagaccGTTTCGCTGAGCTGATTGGTCAAAACACCAATTTAGTGGggggaaaaatatcagaatttaaCTGCCTGTATAAACGCAGCCTAACATACATCAGTAGACCTTTGTTGTGAGCACTTCTTGATCCAGTAGTTGCTATGTGATTGTATCTATTTCCACAGGGAAGTATAAATGTGAGGAGGATCACAACGTTAGTGTTTTATAGTACAAATGTATTGCCTTTCTGTTGCATATGTCACTGCTTCTCTTCTGTCCCTCATGCAGGATCAAAAGCAGTCACTAATTCCACTTCATGAACTATCACAAACCATTCTCGTGTTGGTAGATCTAGTAGTGTAATCTTAATGTCTTAACGATTTGGCTTTTTATCCTTCATTGTGGTATGGATCTGTGAGATTGGCTGTGTTGAATACGTCTGCATTCCTTCCCTTGTCTTCCTCCATGATGACTCCAGTTTGTCTGAAAAGCAAAAGACCCACGTTCTGGGACCGTATCCACAAAGCGCCTCAAAGTAGGAatgctgatataggatcagttttgccttttagatcataataaatacaatttctatggacagatcctagaccagcacttctactctgagatgctttgtggatacgggccccgGTGCTCTGCCCTATGAAATCCAATGTCTGAGAAATGCACTTTGGAAACGGTTAGTGAAATCTACTGGAAGAGTACGTCACACTAACAACAACACTACCTCTGACTCTTCTGATTGTGACCAATTCTTACTGTCTGATGCAATTAAATCTTTCTACAGGTTTGTACAAACCTTAGAAATCTCCATTGTCCAGTTTTTGATGACTGCTCTCCATGTCTGAAAAGGAAAAGTAGAATTGTCAAAAGGTCCCCGCACACCTGCTTCGGTGGTGTGTGGTATGGCTCCATCAAGACTTTGTGCCATTGACCTGGTTCAAAAATAGTCCCCCCAACACTTCTGTGTCAGCAGATATAAATCATCAGGTTGGTGTAAGCTCCCTGAACCTTAGGTTCAGCAAACACTGCAGTTGTGGAGGCTAAGTCGAGTTGGGTTTAAAAGTTTTGTTGAGACTGGGTATTCTGTCTCAAGTATAATAAACGTATACTACACAACTGTGTAAATGTATTGTAATAAGTCAAGGCTAAGTGTTCCAGTCACCTGTGAGAATGTGGTGTATCCTGTCTGCCACCAAGTCTGCATCCTCCATACTGAAGCACATGGGAGGTTTAAACTTGACAACGTTCTCCCAGGGGCCGTCTGTACTGACACAGATACACTCCTCTTTCAATCTGGAATGGGAGACGAGACCAAAGGATATTTCTGCTTACAGGTTCTCTTTTAAAAGTAATGCAAAGATTTATATCAAAATAAGAATAGTGTTAACTCTTCACTGAATTGTGACTGCAGCAAACACTGACACACTTTGATATGATTGTATAGTTGTTGCTTCATAAGGCCTTGTAGCAGTGAATGCCCACAGTCTGACCTCTCACCTTCTGACAACTTGCGCTGCTGCGTCTGTAGCTGGGGTCCTCTGTTCTTTGTCGGTGACCATCTCCAAGCCCACAAACAGTCCCACTCCACTGCCAAGAGTAAACACAAAACCAGTTATTGTATACCGTATTCAGCCAGGATGCATCATGCTGTAGACTAGACTATGAGGTTGGCAGCAGGGTAGTTATAGTCATATGCAGGTAGTTATTATAGAGACATTCCCTTCACATAATCCATGTCATAGGCCCCCTACCGGACGTCTCCAATGATTGGATGTTTGGTCTGTAGCTGTTTCAGCAGGTCCAATAGGTGCCCTCCTACTCGTGAGGAGTTCCCCCTCAGGTCCTCCTTCTCAATCACGTCCAGGACAGCCAGGCCGATGGCACACGACACTGGGTTACCGCCAAACTGCACACAGTCACAGGAGAACCACAAACCATGATTAGGGATGAGACTTCTAATTTGAGTTACACATGTACAGCATTAACTTTTGTGCATGGTTAACATTACTTAATAGGCAGAATATAGGTTATAACAGCCACCAGTTTCTCACTGTATTGAAGTACTCCACTCCGTTGGCTGTGAAGGCCCCAGCGATCTCCGCTGTGGTTGCTACACATGCCAGGGGATGTCCGTTGCCCATCGGCTTGCCCATTGTCACTATGTCAGGGCTGAAATCATCACCCTGCAGCTGGAAGGCCCAGAAATGGCTCCCTACACGCCCAAAACCTGTTTGTATCTCATCTGCCACAAACACTCCCCCTGCAGAGCGCACATATCTGTGGAGACAGAAAGATACCATCACTCACTGTCACGTCAAAGATTAAAGCAATAGCCTTTACTATCACAATGGCCTCAATCCTAACTCAAATGTGGATTTGGCTCTAAAGCCCTTTTCTTCACCGATGAGAGAATGGTACAGTATAATAGTGCACTAATATTGTATGCTCAGAAGAAGTACCTACTCTGCTACTTTGGTTGAGTATCCTTTGGGCAAGAGGATTTGGCCTCCAACACTGGGCAACGACTCAGCAAAAAATGCAGAAACCTTTAGGTTGCAAGTCAGTTTTGAGTTATTAGATCCATAGAATTAGTACAATACTTATAAACATTGTTATTACACTGTTACTACACTATCAGCATTACACCCTGCTGGTTGTCCAAATTGAGACTATTTTCTAACTGTTCTTTTCCATGCAAAACCCATTGTATTTACCGTACCTTGCGACCTTTTTGGTGCACCTTGTCTATCACGTCCTTCACAGTATCTGAATATGCCTGGGCTGGGTTGGGATGGTCCTCTCTGAATATACCTCTATAGGTGTCTGGTATGGGTGCCTGTAAGGATTAAACGGGAAAATAACAATATTAGCTTTTTGTAGCACACGGCAAAAAGGCATGAAATATGTCTCCTCTTACATACCACGTGAACCCACTCTTTCTGTCCTGTCAGCTTCTGGAACTTGTATGGACTGATATCGATGAGCGAAGTCAGGTGCCCATGATATGCACTAGTATggaggagggggaaagaggaaggAGTACATTTAGAGAAGAAATCTACTGAGACATGCAAATGAAAAGGAAGCAGAACAGTAGTTGTTTTTGTGTGATATGTGAGAAACCTTACTGGTCAAGCACAATGACGTCTTCATGTTGGGTGTACTGGCGGGCCAAGCGTAGTGCTAGATCATTGGCCTCTGAACTGTTGGAGACATATATATTACATTATTCTTCCTATATCTTACGCAGATGTCATTGGGGCTGTGTTTCAGGAGGAAGTCTTAGGTTGTAGGGCATGGTGTCTTACCCTGAGTTGACAAAATAGAAGACACACAGCTTGTCGGGCAGAGTGGCAGCGAGGCGGTCGgcatactgaactatactgtcgtGAAGGAAGCGCGAATTGGCATTCAGAAGCTCCATCTGCGTCGTGGCTGCTTGTGTGATGCTGGGATGACAGTGACCCACTGTAGGTGCATAGGTGCAAGAACAATCCAACATTCTCAACATTTCGTTACATACAATTACCACTAGGAGGTACTGTCACGTTGATTATGTTGTGGTACTACTGTAAAGTTCAAAGGGCTTTGGACTGTGTCCTTTGCTCTCACAAAATATTATTCACCAAATACAACAGAATATTTATCAAATCAGATGCATTAAAAGAATGTCACcaatagagagaaatagtaatggcgtctttttgtaggcactaactccgccacgGAGTTCAATTAGATCATCTTCATCAGGTCACTTTtggtgaattttgaagcatttaccCAGTGGGCATACGACGTGATAAAGATGTCTTTTACTGGTTGAAATCTGGTCAGGACGTTTTACAACCAGATCACAACCAGATTAAGATGTATTTTAGACGTTATGAAAAAAAGACGTCTTATTTTGGTAGATTGTTATTGAAATCTGATTGAACTACTGACCAGTTATCTAAATGCTACTCAATGAATAGACATCAATCTATATAAACATGGGCATAGTGTTTGTGGGCCATGCACCCATTGCATATAAGACATTAGAAGCATTACAATTATTAAAATTGGAGTAATGTTCTTTTTCAGCAGGGTTTGCATGATTCAGACTCGGACTCGGGGGGCTTCATGCGAGCTGAGCTCTTCCCGAGTCCGGCAGAACAAGATTACTCTGGGCTCCGGCTATTGGTACCCAGGCCGAGTCCACTTCAGCTTATCCGGCCCGATTAACTTTTTCAGGAGTAGGGCCATTTAAGGTTGTTTTTCTGCTGGTGTTGAAATGCCAATTTtacaaaaaacaaataaatgtgATCAATTTCACCCCCAAGTCATGGAATTTGATAGGTCATTAAAAGCAAAAATGTGTGACTGTCTCTGCGGTCCTATAGCTATCAGAGATGGTCCTTAATTTAGAGAATCTCCAAATCTATAaatgcttttggttttactacAGGCTATGGCAGTGTTTTTCGTAGTTACAGTCCACCCAATTGAAAAGTGTATATTCACGTCCATAACATTTGTTCTAGGCAATAAACATGCACAATAATACAGGATACCCTTACAAAAATGCACTGCCGTTAAAACACAGTAAAACTGCAGTACAGTGAAATAATGGTTGTTTAATCAATGATATCTGGTAGCTTGCTGTGAATTCTGTTTTGAAGTTCTATTATGACTAACTAATTTTGTTTTCAGAATTTAAGAAATAACACATAGGCCTGTCTTTTATTTCAATATCATACTACAATCCACCAGGATTTACAAAACCCTATTTTTAATCACAATTATTtccacaaaaaataataattattgcacCTGAATTTGATCCTGAAAATATGACTATTATATTGTCCCTTAAAGCTTTTAAGCAATTAACATAATGCAGCAgtaattttattttaatttcagtAGCTAAATAAGGAGGTAGGCATATCAGTTCCAGCTAAAAGTTGGATTGGAATCTGTGCCTCGCGCGCAGTAATAGATCTCTGCGTGCAGGCAGCCTGCTTGCTTGAGCGCATCGGTCAACAACAGTTTCTGAAAATGTACACAAAAAACTTCTAAAATATTTAACTTCTAAGTGGTAGTCCCTGTTCTCCTGCATTCTTGTTTAACTTTTGTAGGTAATGGGGCAGT from Coregonus clupeaformis isolate EN_2021a chromosome 3, ASM2061545v1, whole genome shotgun sequence harbors:
- the phykpl gene encoding 5-phosphohydroxy-L-lysine phospho-lyase isoform X2, which encodes MELLNANSRFLHDSIVQYADRLAATLPDKLCVFYFVNSGSEANDLALRLARQYTQHEDVIVLDHAYHGHLTSLIDISPYKFQKLTGQKEWVHVAPIPDTYRGIFREDHPNPAQAYSDTVKDVIDKVHQKGRKVSAFFAESLPSVGGQILLPKGYSTKVAEYVRSAGGVFVADEIQTGFGRVGSHFWAFQLQGDDFSPDIVTMGKPMGNGHPLACVATTAEIAGAFTANGVEYFNTFGGNPVSCAIGLAVLDVIEKEDLRGNSSRVGGHLLDLLKQLQTKHPIIGDVRGVGLFVGLEMVTDKEQRTPATDAAAQVVRRLKEECICVSTDGPWENVVKFKPPMCFSMEDADLVADRIHHILTDMESSHQKLDNGDF
- the phykpl gene encoding 5-phosphohydroxy-L-lysine phospho-lyase isoform X1, whose protein sequence is MALEMFRKKETLAMRKKLIGQSCRLFYSDDPVKIVRARGQYLYDENGKRYLDCISNVQHVGHCHPSITQAATTQMELLNANSRFLHDSIVQYADRLAATLPDKLCVFYFVNSGSEANDLALRLARQYTQHEDVIVLDHAYHGHLTSLIDISPYKFQKLTGQKEWVHVAPIPDTYRGIFREDHPNPAQAYSDTVKDVIDKVHQKGRKVSAFFAESLPSVGGQILLPKGYSTKVAEYVRSAGGVFVADEIQTGFGRVGSHFWAFQLQGDDFSPDIVTMGKPMGNGHPLACVATTAEIAGAFTANGVEYFNTFGGNPVSCAIGLAVLDVIEKEDLRGNSSRVGGHLLDLLKQLQTKHPIIGDVRGVGLFVGLEMVTDKEQRTPATDAAAQVVRRLKEECICVSTDGPWENVVKFKPPMCFSMEDADLVADRIHHILTDMESSHQKLDNGDF